In one Brevinematia bacterium genomic region, the following are encoded:
- a CDS encoding ribonuclease H-like YkuK family protein, translating into MFRKFDVYEVVRIINSSSLQTGIYIGCDSSQRKDHCIFATVVVIHHDRSRGANVFVKVEKTPRISSIRQRIMTEVQKAVEIGLLLCPLVPDRMIEIHLDINTSSSYISSNLIKEAFGYVSAQGFKPVFKPQSFAAYCVADHVCKKY; encoded by the coding sequence ATGTTTCGGAAGTTTGATGTATATGAGGTAGTAAGGATCATAAATTCTTCCTCACTCCAGACTGGAATATACATCGGGTGTGATTCTTCGCAGAGAAAAGATCATTGTATTTTCGCAACGGTTGTTGTTATACACCATGATAGATCAAGAGGTGCGAATGTGTTTGTTAAGGTAGAAAAGACACCTAGAATAAGTTCCATAAGGCAGAGGATAATGACAGAAGTTCAAAAAGCGGTAGAAATAGGGTTGCTTCTCTGTCCTTTGGTTCCTGACAGAATGATAGAGATTCACCTTGATATAAATACCTCCTCCTCCTACATTTCTAGTAATCTTATAAAGGAAGCATTTGGATATGTTTCAGCTCAAGGGTTTAAACCTGTTTTTAAACCTCAGTCTTTTGCTGCATATTGTGTTGCAGATCATGTCTGTAAAAAATATTAA